In Mercenaria mercenaria strain notata chromosome 14, MADL_Memer_1, whole genome shotgun sequence, the following are encoded in one genomic region:
- the LOC123528325 gene encoding transcription factor HES-4-like, whose product MVERKRRERMNNSIAQLKSLIAQTIKHNTAPMTRVDKADILELTVYHLTQIHQQQQSVAMAAEVAAYTAGYKECAREAVTYLSNCRTPAAVSGSLSNHLHSSMLANNSCLHNSQRTNALSQLKRHSTPLRPCDSLNPSLPDLNVYGYTPIQNDDQSSPEVTLSFDYASVTSGSSIDLSSSCSSSDESHKSCTHYSINDVRREQDLSGTDKSTDVVTIGIGRENEIGHVIKEIPWRPF is encoded by the exons ATGGTTGAGAGGAAAAGAAGAGAAAGGATGAATAACAGCATAGCTCAACTGAAGTCACTTATTGCACAGACCATCAAACATAAT ACAGCTCCAATGACACGTGTTGACAAGGCGGATATCCTCGAGCTGACTGTGTACCATCTCACACAGATACACCAACAGCAGCAATCCGTTGCTATGGCAGCAGAGGTCGCAGCGTATACAGCTGGATATAAGGAATGTGCGCGAGAAGCCGTGACCTACTTGTCTAATTGCAGAACGCCAGCTGCAGTCAGTGGGTCGCTAAGCAACCATCTTCACAGTTCCATGCTGGCGAACAACAGCTGTTTACATAATTCACAAAGAACGAACGCCTTGAGTCAATTGAAACGCCACTCTACACCACTTAGACCATGTGACAGTTTGAATCCATCTTTGCCGGATCTTAATGTCTATGGTTACACGCCGATTCAAAATGACGATCAGAGTTCACCGGAAGTAACGTTATCATTTGACTACGCAAGCGTGACTTCAGGTTCCTCCATAGATTTATCAAGCTCGTGTTCCAGTTCCGATGAATCACACAAGTCGTGTACACACTACAGTATTAATGACGTCAGACGTGAACAGGACCTATCTGGGACTGACAAAAGCACGGACGTTGTTACCATTGGGATTGGCAGGGAGAATGAAATAGGTCACGTGATCAAAGAGATACCATGGAGGCCGTTTTAA